A region from the Pseudomonas promysalinigenes genome encodes:
- a CDS encoding ABC transporter permease encodes MKVAINALHNAQGAPTGTGAPGTAPRRASLSQRWKGSRNLLPALLFLGLFFFAPLVGLLLRGVLEPTPGLGNYEQLFANSAYARVLFNTFSVAGVVTLISVLLGFPLAWAITLVPKGWGRWLLNIVLLSMWTSLLARTYSWLVLLQSSGVINKALMAMGIIDTPLEMVHNLTGVVIGMSYIMIPFIVLPLQATMHAIDPMVLQAGSICGASPWTNFWKVFLPLCRSGLFSGALMVFVMSLGYYVTPALLGGAQNMMLPEFIIQQVQSFLNWGLASAAAALLVVITLVLFYLYLKLQPESPVGNAR; translated from the coding sequence ATGAAAGTCGCCATCAACGCCCTGCACAACGCGCAAGGTGCCCCAACGGGCACCGGCGCCCCGGGAACGGCCCCGCGCCGCGCCAGCCTGAGCCAGCGCTGGAAAGGCAGCCGCAACCTGCTGCCGGCCCTGCTGTTCCTGGGCCTGTTCTTCTTCGCGCCGCTGGTCGGCCTGTTGCTGCGCGGGGTGCTGGAGCCCACGCCAGGGCTGGGTAATTACGAGCAGTTGTTCGCCAACTCGGCCTATGCAAGGGTGCTGTTCAACACTTTTTCGGTCGCCGGTGTGGTTACGCTGATCAGCGTGCTGCTGGGCTTCCCGCTGGCCTGGGCAATCACCCTGGTGCCCAAGGGCTGGGGCCGTTGGCTGTTGAACATCGTGCTGCTGTCGATGTGGACCAGCTTGCTGGCACGCACATACTCGTGGCTGGTGTTGCTGCAAAGCTCGGGCGTGATCAACAAGGCGTTGATGGCAATGGGCATCATCGATACCCCGCTGGAAATGGTGCACAACCTGACCGGTGTGGTGATCGGCATGAGCTACATCATGATTCCATTCATCGTGCTACCGCTGCAGGCGACCATGCACGCCATCGATCCGATGGTACTGCAAGCCGGCTCGATCTGCGGGGCAAGCCCATGGACCAATTTCTGGAAGGTGTTCCTGCCATTGTGCCGCTCGGGTTTGTTCTCCGGCGCACTCATGGTGTTCGTGATGTCGCTTGGTTACTACGTTACCCCTGCACTGCTTGGGGGAGCGCAGAACATGATGTTGCCTGAATTTATCATTCAGCAGGTGCAGTCATTCCTCAACTGGGGCCTGGCCAGCGCCGCCGCGGCACTGCTGGTGGTCATCACCTTGGTGCTCTTCTACCTGTACCTGAAGCTGCAGCCGGAATCCCCGGTTGGCAACGCGAGGTAA
- a CDS encoding polyamine ABC transporter substrate-binding protein, which yields MLLSKRVTAVLSASLLTLACQATQAADSLNFVSWGGTTQDAQKEAWAVPFSKSTNIKVVQDGPTDYGKLKAMVESGNVQWDVVDVEADFALRAASEGLLEPLDFTQIKRDRIDPRFVSDHGVGSFFFSFVLGYNEGKLGANKPVDWTALFDTKTYPGKRALYKWPSPGVLELALLADGVAAKDLYPLDLDRAFKKLDTIKKDIVWWGGGAQSQQLLASGEASLGQFWNGRVYALQQDGAPVGVSWKQNLVMADFLVVPKGAKNKDAAMKFLANASSAEGQAAFANKTAYAPVNLDSVAKLDKDLAANLPTAYAQDQVTLDFAYWAKNGQAIAARWNEWLVK from the coding sequence ATGCTGTTGAGCAAACGTGTAACCGCAGTGCTGTCCGCCAGCCTGCTGACCCTGGCATGTCAGGCCACCCAGGCCGCTGACAGCCTTAATTTCGTCAGCTGGGGCGGTACCACCCAGGACGCCCAGAAAGAAGCATGGGCTGTGCCTTTCAGCAAAAGCACCAACATCAAGGTGGTGCAGGACGGCCCTACCGACTACGGCAAGCTCAAAGCCATGGTCGAAAGCGGCAACGTGCAATGGGACGTCGTCGATGTGGAAGCCGACTTCGCCCTGCGTGCCGCCAGCGAAGGCTTGCTCGAACCTCTGGACTTCACCCAAATCAAACGCGACAGAATCGACCCTCGGTTCGTTTCCGACCATGGCGTGGGCTCGTTCTTCTTCTCTTTCGTGCTCGGCTACAACGAGGGCAAGCTGGGCGCCAACAAGCCGGTCGACTGGACCGCGCTGTTCGACACCAAGACCTACCCTGGCAAACGCGCCCTGTACAAATGGCCAAGCCCTGGCGTGCTGGAACTGGCACTGCTGGCCGACGGCGTAGCTGCCAAAGACCTTTACCCACTGGACCTGGACCGCGCGTTCAAGAAACTCGACACCATCAAGAAAGACATCGTCTGGTGGGGCGGTGGTGCTCAATCCCAGCAACTGCTGGCCTCCGGTGAAGCGTCCCTCGGCCAGTTCTGGAACGGCCGCGTCTATGCCTTGCAGCAGGACGGGGCGCCAGTGGGCGTAAGCTGGAAGCAGAACCTGGTCATGGCCGACTTCCTGGTCGTACCCAAAGGCGCGAAGAACAAAGATGCGGCCATGAAGTTCCTGGCCAACGCCAGCAGCGCCGAGGGCCAAGCCGCCTTCGCCAACAAGACCGCCTATGCGCCGGTGAACCTTGACAGCGTGGCCAAGCTGGACAAAGACCTCGCTGCGAACCTGCCGACCGCCTATGCACAGGATCAAGTCACCCTGGACTTTGCTTACTGGGCGAAGAATGGCCAGGCCATTGCAGCCCGTTGGAATGAGTGGCTGGTCAAATGA